One stretch of Lachnospiraceae bacterium oral taxon 096 DNA includes these proteins:
- the gmk gene encoding guanylate kinase: MRKGLIVVVSGFSGAGKGTLMKRLVTDYDQYELNISATTRKPREGEVDGREYHFVTKECFKKMIENDELMEYAEYVEHSYGSPTAYVMEKINEGKDVLLEIELQGALQIKKKFPEALLVFITPPDAKTLKERLIGRGTETIEQIEKRLHRAVEEARSIDAYDYIVVNDDLDQTVKSLHQLIEAQHFDIRYNKELIKNIQNDMEREYSRGKN, translated from the coding sequence ATGAGAAAAGGTTTAATCGTTGTTGTTTCTGGCTTTTCGGGCGCAGGTAAAGGAACTTTGATGAAGAGGTTGGTGACTGACTACGATCAATATGAGCTCAATATCTCTGCAACAACAAGAAAGCCCAGAGAGGGTGAAGTCGATGGCAGGGAGTATCATTTTGTGACGAAGGAATGTTTCAAAAAGATGATTGAAAATGACGAACTGATGGAATATGCAGAATATGTTGAGCATAGTTATGGTTCGCCGACGGCCTATGTGATGGAAAAAATCAATGAGGGAAAGGATGTCCTCTTGGAGATTGAACTTCAGGGAGCATTGCAGATTAAGAAAAAATTTCCTGAAGCACTTTTAGTCTTTATTACTCCACCAGATGCAAAGACCTTAAAGGAGCGTCTCATTGGTCGAGGGACCGAAACCATTGAGCAAATTGAAAAGAGACTTCATAGAGCTGTAGAAGAGGCAAGGAGTATAGATGCCTATGATTACATTGTGGTCAATGACGATTTAGATCAGACGGTGAAAAGTTTGCATCAGCTCATTGAAGCACAGCACTTTGATATTCGCTACAATAAAGAGCTGATTAAAAACATACAAAATGACATGGAAAGAGAATATTCTAGGGGGAAAAATTAA
- a CDS encoding YicC family protein: protein MIKSMTGFGRAEQLTDQYKLSVELKSVNHRYFDLSLKMPKKFNIFEASIRNLLKKYIQRGKVDLYISYEDYEGTPVLLKYNGHIARQYVEYCKQMQKDVGFTVNDLKISTLAQMPEVFTMEEVPEDEEKMWEILSYGLEKACEEFTHSRESEGQNLIKDLVDKLDYMSELVSDIEGRAPQIIAKYRKNLETKVKELLETTAIDDNRIVQEVTIFADKVSIDEEVVRLKSHIEMTKATIRSEGSVGRKLDFIAQEMNREANTILSKSTDMEVADQAIALKTEIEKVREQIQNIE from the coding sequence TTGATAAAGAGTATGACAGGTTTCGGACGAGCAGAACAACTGACAGATCAATATAAGTTGTCTGTCGAACTCAAGTCAGTAAATCACCGATATTTTGACTTAAGTCTAAAGATGCCAAAAAAATTCAATATTTTTGAAGCTTCCATCCGCAATTTGTTGAAAAAATATATTCAAAGGGGCAAGGTGGATCTCTATATTTCTTATGAAGATTATGAGGGGACACCGGTATTGTTAAAGTATAACGGTCATATTGCCCGGCAATATGTGGAATATTGTAAGCAGATGCAAAAAGATGTCGGCTTTACGGTCAATGATTTGAAGATATCTACTTTGGCGCAGATGCCAGAAGTTTTTACGATGGAAGAAGTGCCAGAGGATGAGGAAAAGATGTGGGAGATTCTCTCGTATGGTCTTGAAAAGGCCTGTGAGGAATTTACCCATTCTAGGGAGTCTGAGGGTCAAAATCTTATCAAAGACCTCGTAGATAAGCTTGATTATATGTCAGAACTTGTCAGTGACATTGAGGGACGGGCACCACAAATTATTGCAAAGTATCGGAAAAATCTGGAGACAAAGGTCAAGGAATTGTTGGAGACAACGGCCATTGATGATAATCGCATTGTACAGGAAGTTACGATATTTGCAGACAAGGTGAGCATTGATGAAGAGGTTGTCCGTCTCAAAAGTCATATCGAGATGACGAAGGCGACCATTCGATCGGAAGGGTCTGTGGGCAGAAAGCTAGACTTTATCGCACAGGAGATGAATCGAGAGGCAAATACGATCTTGTCAAAGTCAACCGATATGGAGGTGGCCGATCAGGCCATTGCACTAAAGACAGAGATTGAAAAGGTCAGAGAGCAAATTCAAAATATAGAATAG
- a CDS encoding DNA-directed RNA polymerase subunit omega, with protein sequence MLHPSYTDLINVVNSDVEPGEQPVVQSRYSIVLATAKRARQLIAGEEAEVPSFGKKPLSIAVEELYKHKVRIVSEDVDQDEE encoded by the coding sequence ATGTTACATCCATCATATACCGATTTAATTAATGTCGTAAATAGTGATGTGGAACCAGGCGAACAGCCAGTGGTACAAAGTCGCTATTCCATTGTTCTTGCGACAGCAAAAAGAGCAAGACAATTGATTGCTGGGGAAGAGGCCGAGGTTCCATCTTTTGGGAAAAAGCCACTTTCTATTGCTGTAGAAGAGTTATATAAGCATAAGGTAAGAATTGTCTCTGAAGATGTTGATCAGGACGAAGAATAA